The Channa argus isolate prfri chromosome 14, Channa argus male v1.0, whole genome shotgun sequence genome includes a window with the following:
- the LOC137098290 gene encoding WD repeat-containing protein 48 isoform X1 gives MATHHRQNAAGRRKVQVSYVIRDEVEKYNRNGVNALQLDPALNRLFTAGRDSIIRIWSVYQHKQDPYIASMEHHTDWVNDIVLCCNGKTLISASSDTTVKVWNAHKGFCMSTLRTHKDYVKALAYAKDKELVASAGLDRQIFLWDVNTLTALTASNNTVTTSSLSGNKDSIYSLAMNQMGTVIVSGSTEKVLRVWDPRTCAKLMKLKGHTDNVKSLLLNRDGTQCLSGSSDGTIRLWSLGQQRCIATYRVHDEGVWALQVNEAFTHVYSGGRDKKIYCTDLRNPDIRVLICEEKAPVLKMELDRSADPPPAIWVSTTKSSVNKWSLKGMHNFRSSGEYDNDCSTPLTPLCTQPEQVIKGGASIIQCHILNDKRHILTKDTNNNVAFWDVLKACKGEDLGKVEFDEEIKKRFKMVYVPNWFSVDLKTGMLTITLDESDCFAAWVSAKDAGFSSSDGSDPKLNLGGLLLQALLEFWPRTRINPMDEEENEVNHVNGEQENRVQKGNGYFQVPPHTPVIFGEAGGRTLFRLLCRDSGGETESMLLNETVPQWVIDITVDKNMPKFNKIPFYLQPHSSSGAKTLKKDRLSASDMLQVRKVMEHVYEKIINLDNESQTTSSSANDKPGEQEKEEDMAMLAEEKIELMCQDQILDPNMDLRTVKHFIWKSGGDLTLHYRQKST, from the exons ATGGCCACGCATCACAGGCAAAATGCCGCTGGGCGGAGAAAAGTTCAG GTGTCCTATGTCATTAGAGATGAGGTGGAGAAGTACAATCGAAATGGGGTGAATGCACTCCAGCTAGACCCCGCGCTGAACCGGCTCTTCACTGCTGGGAGGGACTCTATCATCCGGATATGGAGTGTATACCAACACAAA CAGGACCCATACATTGCCTCCATGGAGCATCACACAGATTGGGTTAATGACATAGTTCTCTGTTGTAATGGAAAAACAT tgaTATCTGCCTCATCAGATACAACAGTCAAAGTATGGAATGCACACAAGGGGTTTTGTATGTCAACGTTACGGACACACAAGGACTATGTGAAAGCACTTGCCTATGCTAAGGACAAGGAGCTGGTGGCATCAGCAGGCCTGGACCGGCAGATCTTTCTTTGGGATGTGAACACACTAACAGCACTCACTGCTTCCAACAACACTGTCACCA CTTCATCACTGAGTGGAAACAAGGATTCTATCTATAGTCTGGCTATGAATCAGATGGGTACAGTCATTGTATCCGGATCCACAGAAAAG GTCCTGAGAGTGTGGGATCCTCGAACGTGTGCAAAACTGATGAAGCTAAAAGGTCACACAGACAATGTCAAGTCATTGCTGTTGAATCGAGATGGCACTCAG TGCTTGTCGGGCAGTTCAGATGGGACTATCCGCCTGTGGTCACTCGGCCAGCAGAGGTGTATTGCCACCTACCGCGTGCATGACGAAGGGGTGTGGGCCCTGCAGGTCAATGAGGCCTTCACGCACGTCTATTCTGGAGGCAGAGACAAAAAGATCTATTGCACTGACCTGCGTAACCCAGACATCCGTGTGCTCATCTGTGAGGAGAAGGCCCCGGTGCTGAAA ATGGAATTGGACAGGTCTGCTGACCCACCTCCTGCAATCTGGGTCTCCACCACCAAATCATCCGTAAATAAATGG tcTCTAAAGGGAATGCACAACTTCAGATCATCCGGGGAATATGACAACGACTGCAGCACACCACTGACACCACTGTGCACTCAGCCAGAACAAGTCATTAAGG GAGGTGCCAGTATTATTCAGTGCCACATTCTGAATGACAAGAGACACATACTCACCAAAGATACCAACAACAATGTGGCTTTCTGGGATGTCCTAAAG GCTTGCAAGGGTGAAGACTTGGGGAAAGTAGAGTTCGATGAAGAGATTAAAAAGCGATTTAAAATGGTCTATGTGCCAAATTGGTTCTCTGTTGATTTGAAAACTGGG ATGCTCACTATCACTTTGGATGAGAGCGACTGCTTTGCTGCATGGGTCTCTGCAAAGGATGCTGGGTTTTCAAGCTCTGACGGATCTGACCCAAAGT TGAATCTGGGTGGACTGTTGCTGCAGGCTCTACTGGAGTTCTGGCCCAGAACTCGGATCAACCCCATGGATGAAGAAGAGAATGAAGTTAACCATG TGAACGGAGAGCAGGAGAACAGAGTCCAGAAAGGAAACGGATATTTCCAGGTGccaccacacacaccagtcATCTTCGGGGAAGCAGGAGGCAGAACTCTATTCAG GTTGCTATGTAGAGATTCAGGTGGGGAGACTGAATCCATGCTACTGAATGAGACAGTCCCACAGTGGGTTATTGATATAACTGTAGAT AAAAATATGCCCAAGTTCAACAAAATCCCATTCTACCTCCAGCCTCATTCTTCCTCTGGTGCAAAAACCTTAAAGAA gGACCGTCTCTCAGCCAGTGACATGCTTCAGGTCAGGAAGGTGATGGAGCACGTTTATGAGAAGATCATCAACCTTGATAATGAGTCCCAAACCACGAGTTCCTCAGCCAATGATAAGCCAGGGgagcaggagaaggaggaggacatGGCCATGCTAGCTGAGGAGAAGATTGAACTAATGTGTCAAGACCAG ATTCTAGATCCCAACATGGACCTGCGaacagttaaacattttatctgGAAGAGCGGAGGGGACTTGACGCTTCACTATAGGCAGAAGTCCACGTGA
- the LOC137098290 gene encoding WD repeat-containing protein 48 isoform X2 yields the protein MATHHRQNAAGRRKVQVSYVIRDEVEKYNRNGVNALQLDPALNRLFTAGRDSIIRIWSVYQHKDPYIASMEHHTDWVNDIVLCCNGKTLISASSDTTVKVWNAHKGFCMSTLRTHKDYVKALAYAKDKELVASAGLDRQIFLWDVNTLTALTASNNTVTTSSLSGNKDSIYSLAMNQMGTVIVSGSTEKVLRVWDPRTCAKLMKLKGHTDNVKSLLLNRDGTQCLSGSSDGTIRLWSLGQQRCIATYRVHDEGVWALQVNEAFTHVYSGGRDKKIYCTDLRNPDIRVLICEEKAPVLKMELDRSADPPPAIWVSTTKSSVNKWSLKGMHNFRSSGEYDNDCSTPLTPLCTQPEQVIKGGASIIQCHILNDKRHILTKDTNNNVAFWDVLKACKGEDLGKVEFDEEIKKRFKMVYVPNWFSVDLKTGMLTITLDESDCFAAWVSAKDAGFSSSDGSDPKLNLGGLLLQALLEFWPRTRINPMDEEENEVNHVNGEQENRVQKGNGYFQVPPHTPVIFGEAGGRTLFRLLCRDSGGETESMLLNETVPQWVIDITVDKNMPKFNKIPFYLQPHSSSGAKTLKKDRLSASDMLQVRKVMEHVYEKIINLDNESQTTSSSANDKPGEQEKEEDMAMLAEEKIELMCQDQILDPNMDLRTVKHFIWKSGGDLTLHYRQKST from the exons ATGGCCACGCATCACAGGCAAAATGCCGCTGGGCGGAGAAAAGTTCAG GTGTCCTATGTCATTAGAGATGAGGTGGAGAAGTACAATCGAAATGGGGTGAATGCACTCCAGCTAGACCCCGCGCTGAACCGGCTCTTCACTGCTGGGAGGGACTCTATCATCCGGATATGGAGTGTATACCAACACAAA GACCCATACATTGCCTCCATGGAGCATCACACAGATTGGGTTAATGACATAGTTCTCTGTTGTAATGGAAAAACAT tgaTATCTGCCTCATCAGATACAACAGTCAAAGTATGGAATGCACACAAGGGGTTTTGTATGTCAACGTTACGGACACACAAGGACTATGTGAAAGCACTTGCCTATGCTAAGGACAAGGAGCTGGTGGCATCAGCAGGCCTGGACCGGCAGATCTTTCTTTGGGATGTGAACACACTAACAGCACTCACTGCTTCCAACAACACTGTCACCA CTTCATCACTGAGTGGAAACAAGGATTCTATCTATAGTCTGGCTATGAATCAGATGGGTACAGTCATTGTATCCGGATCCACAGAAAAG GTCCTGAGAGTGTGGGATCCTCGAACGTGTGCAAAACTGATGAAGCTAAAAGGTCACACAGACAATGTCAAGTCATTGCTGTTGAATCGAGATGGCACTCAG TGCTTGTCGGGCAGTTCAGATGGGACTATCCGCCTGTGGTCACTCGGCCAGCAGAGGTGTATTGCCACCTACCGCGTGCATGACGAAGGGGTGTGGGCCCTGCAGGTCAATGAGGCCTTCACGCACGTCTATTCTGGAGGCAGAGACAAAAAGATCTATTGCACTGACCTGCGTAACCCAGACATCCGTGTGCTCATCTGTGAGGAGAAGGCCCCGGTGCTGAAA ATGGAATTGGACAGGTCTGCTGACCCACCTCCTGCAATCTGGGTCTCCACCACCAAATCATCCGTAAATAAATGG tcTCTAAAGGGAATGCACAACTTCAGATCATCCGGGGAATATGACAACGACTGCAGCACACCACTGACACCACTGTGCACTCAGCCAGAACAAGTCATTAAGG GAGGTGCCAGTATTATTCAGTGCCACATTCTGAATGACAAGAGACACATACTCACCAAAGATACCAACAACAATGTGGCTTTCTGGGATGTCCTAAAG GCTTGCAAGGGTGAAGACTTGGGGAAAGTAGAGTTCGATGAAGAGATTAAAAAGCGATTTAAAATGGTCTATGTGCCAAATTGGTTCTCTGTTGATTTGAAAACTGGG ATGCTCACTATCACTTTGGATGAGAGCGACTGCTTTGCTGCATGGGTCTCTGCAAAGGATGCTGGGTTTTCAAGCTCTGACGGATCTGACCCAAAGT TGAATCTGGGTGGACTGTTGCTGCAGGCTCTACTGGAGTTCTGGCCCAGAACTCGGATCAACCCCATGGATGAAGAAGAGAATGAAGTTAACCATG TGAACGGAGAGCAGGAGAACAGAGTCCAGAAAGGAAACGGATATTTCCAGGTGccaccacacacaccagtcATCTTCGGGGAAGCAGGAGGCAGAACTCTATTCAG GTTGCTATGTAGAGATTCAGGTGGGGAGACTGAATCCATGCTACTGAATGAGACAGTCCCACAGTGGGTTATTGATATAACTGTAGAT AAAAATATGCCCAAGTTCAACAAAATCCCATTCTACCTCCAGCCTCATTCTTCCTCTGGTGCAAAAACCTTAAAGAA gGACCGTCTCTCAGCCAGTGACATGCTTCAGGTCAGGAAGGTGATGGAGCACGTTTATGAGAAGATCATCAACCTTGATAATGAGTCCCAAACCACGAGTTCCTCAGCCAATGATAAGCCAGGGgagcaggagaaggaggaggacatGGCCATGCTAGCTGAGGAGAAGATTGAACTAATGTGTCAAGACCAG ATTCTAGATCCCAACATGGACCTGCGaacagttaaacattttatctgGAAGAGCGGAGGGGACTTGACGCTTCACTATAGGCAGAAGTCCACGTGA